One Tursiops truncatus isolate mTurTru1 chromosome 3, mTurTru1.mat.Y, whole genome shotgun sequence DNA segment encodes these proteins:
- the POLRMT gene encoding DNA-directed RNA polymerase, mitochondrial isoform X5 — protein MCVAAARWFRVLAACQLYAGAAARRGSGGPCGRREPPASWPRKGLLVASGAVRGARLPALVSRTAGRTGAMPSCWRGSFKELTYVFFMLKDAGLAPDLQSYAAALQCMGRLDQDAGTIRRCLKQMAQDGLQLQGLFTAVPLSAEERAELLRAVRKAKPTFTPPRPPVPPPQVNTSPLLREIYAKQDPAVSYPRLHLSLKELQGLFQQQLRVEMATTITVESVEKVPLLTKEVLHARKTLAGLRTRWRTALYRELQETKESEAHAAREGRLSLFPYLCLLSEKEVVRMLLQTLQALPAQGESLLFLAHELGLRVFKRKQLRNEVQELEQRYSKYLHLLASDTQVAEPCLPRQHWEALGVPEAPHEQPWPMSVVVQLGKQLAEVLVRAAQMPSSLAAPRSPGTLIPVLYHVYSFRSFRQIGILKPHPAFTQLLETAAERTLTFESTDVPMLCPPLPWTSPHSGAFLLSPTKMMRSVEGSQQHQLLLERCPPAELHGALDALTQLGNCAWRVNGRVLDLVLQLFADKGCPRLGVPAPPSEAPRPPEGRRAPNRCLLPEVSPAEKAEMRRELARRLKVAREMQSLRADALYRLSLARHLRHRVFWLPHNMDFRGRTYPCSPHFNHLGSDLARALLEFAQGRPLGPHGLNWLKIHLVNLTGLKKRESLQARRDYADELMEDILDSADRPMTGRKWWMEADEPWQALACCMEVARAVRAPDPAAYVSHFPVHQDGSCNGLQHYAALGRDSVGAASVNLLPSDLPQDVYSEVAAQVEVFRRQDAEQGVQVAQVLEGFISRKVVKQTVMTVVYGVTRYGGRLQIEKRLREIHDFPQDFVWEASHYLVRQVFNSLQEMFSGTRSIQRWLTESARLISHTGSAVEWVTPLGIPIIQPYHRDSKVMIKGGLQSLTFSSSVDTSQKPNTLKQKNGFPPNFIHSLDSSHMMLTALHCYRKGLTFVSVHDCFWTHAADVAVMNQVCREQFVRLHSQPILHNLSRFLIERFCSDPRTSKSIWVSRLMDTLLSVPKTGTFNLEQVKHSTYFFS, from the exons ATGTGCGTTGCGGCGGCGCGGTGGTTCCGCGTGCTGGCGGCATGTCAGCTGTACGCTGGGGCCGCGGCGCGGCGGGGTTCGGGAGGGCCCTGTGGCCGGCGGGAACCCCCGGCCTCCTGGCCGAGGAAG GGGCTCTTGGTGGCGTCTGGGGCCGTAAGAGGAGCTCGACTGCCAGCCCTTGTGAGCAGGACCGCCGGAAGGACTGGGGCCATGCCGAGCTGCTGGAGG GGCTCCTTCAAAGAGCTGACGTACGTGTTCTTCATGCTGAAAGACGCCGGCCTCGCCCCGGACCTGCAGTCCTACGCGGCTGCCCTGCAGTGCATGGGGCGCCTGGACCAGGATGCTGGTACCATCCGAAG GTGCCTGAAGCAGATGGCGCAGGACGGGCtacagctgcaggggctcttcaCGGCTGTGCCGCTGAGCGCCGAGGAGCGGGCTGAGCTCCTGCGGGCCGTGCGCAAGGCCAAGCCCACCTTCACCCCCCCGCGGCCGCCCGTGCCCCCGCCCCAGGTCAACACCTCGCCGCTGCTCCGGGAGATATACGCCAAG CAGGATCCCGCTGTGTCCTACCCGAGGCTGCACTTGTCCCTGAAGGAGCTGCAGGGCCTCTTCCAACAGCAGCTTCGCGTGGAGATGGCCACCACCATCACCGTGGAGTCCGTGGAGAAGGTTCCACTGCTGACCAAGGAGGTCCTGCATGCG cggAAGACCCTGGCAGGCCTGCGCACCCGATGGAGGACGGCGCTGTACCGGGAGCTGCAAGAGACCAAGGAGAGCGAGGCCCACGCTGCTCGAGAAGGCCGCCTCTCACTCTTCCCGTACCTGTGCCTGCTCAGTGAGAAGGAGGTTGTGAGGATGCTGCTGCAG ACCCTCCAGGCGCTGCCCGCGCAGGGAGAGTCACTTCTCTTCTTGGCACACGAGCTGGGTCTGCGTGTCTTCAAGAGGAAGCAGCTCAGAAACGAGGTGCAGGAACTGGAGCAGCGCTACTCCAAGTACCTGCACCTGCTGGCCTCCGACACCCAG GTGGCGGAACCGTGCCTGCCACGGCAGCATTGGGAGGCACTGGGGGTGCCTGAGGCCCCCCACGAGCAGCCCTGGCCCATGTCAGTGGTGGTGCAGCTGGGCAAGCAGCTGGCGGAGGTGCTGGTGCGGGCCGCGCAGATGCCCAGCAGCCTGGCAGCGCCCCGGAGCCCCGGCACGCTCATCCCTGTGCTCTACCATGTGTACTCCTTCCGCAGCTTCCGCCAG atCGGCATCCTGAAGCCTCACCCCGCCTTCACGCAGCTGCTGGAGACGGCGGCAGAGCGCACACTGACCTTTGAGTCGACGGACGTGCCCATGCTGTGCCCACCGCTGCCCTGGACGTCGCCCCACTCGGGCGCCTTTCTGCTGAGCCCCACCAAGATGATGCGCTCAGTGGAGGGCAGCCAGCAGCACCAGCTCCTGCTGGAGCGCTGCCCGCCTGCCGAGCTGCACGGTGCCCTGGATGCCCTCACCCAGCTGGGCAACTGTGCCTGGCGGGTCAACGGGCGCGTGCTGGACCTGGTGCTGCAGCTCTTCGCTGACAAGGGCTGCCCTCGCCTGGGTGTGCCCGCCCCGCCCTCCGAGGCCCCCCGGCCACCCGAGGGCCGTCGGGCTCCCAACCGCTGCTTGCTGCCCGAGGTCTCGCCTGCTGAAAAGGCTGAGATGCGGCGGGAGCTGGCCCGGCGCCTCAAGGTGGCACGGGAGATGCAGAGCCTGCGCGCCGATGCGCTGTACCGCCTGTCGCTGGCCCGGCACCTGCGGCACCGTGTCTTCTGGCTGCCGCACAACATGGACTTCCGCGGCCGGACCTATCCCTGCTCACCGCATTTCAACCACCTGGGCAGCGACCTGGCCCGCGCACTGCTGGAGTTCGCCCAGGGCCGCCCGCTCGGCCCGCACGGCCTCAACTGGCTCAAGATCCATCTGGTCAACCTCACGGGGCTCAAGAAGCGCGAGTCGCTGCAGGCACGCCGGGACTATGCGGACGAGCTGATGGAGGACATCCTGGACTCGGCGGACCGGCCCATGACG GGCCGCAAGTGGTGGATGGAGGCGGATGAGCCCTGGCAAGCCCTGGCCTGCTGCATGGAGGTCGCCCGGGCGGTGCGCGCCCCCGACCCCGCCGCCTACGTCTCCCACTTCCCAGTTCACCAG GACGGCTCCTGTAACGGCCTGCAGCACTACGCCGCCCTGGGCCGGGACAGCGTGGGGGCCGCCTCCGTCAACCTGTTGCCCTCGGACCTGCCGCAGGACGTGTACAGTGAGGTGGCGGCACAG GTGGAGGTGTTCCGCAGGCAGGACGCCGAACAGGGTGTGCAGGTGGCCCAGGTGCTGGAGGGTTTCATCAGCCGCAAGGTGGTCAAGCAGACGGTGATGACTGTAGTGTACGGGGTCACCCGCTACGGGGGCCGCCTGCAGATCGAGAAGCGCCTCCGGGAGATCCACGACTTCCCCCAG GACTTCGTGTGGGAGGCTTCTCACTACCTCGTGCGCCAGGTGTTCAACAGCCTGCAGGAGATGTTCTCGGGCACCCGGTCCATCCAG CGCTGGCTGACCGAGAGCGCCCGGCTCATCTCCCACACGGGCTCGGCCGTGGAGTGGGTCACGCCCCTGGGCATCCCCATCATCCAGCCCTACCACCGTGACTCCAAGGTCATG ATCAAAGGCGGGCTCCAGAGCCTCACCTTCAGCAGCAGCGTGGACACCAGCCA GAAGCCCAACAcgctgaagcagaagaacggctTCCCGCCCAACTTCATCCACTCACTGGACTCCTCGCACATGATGCTCACGGCCCTGCACTGCTACAG GAAGGGCCTGACCTTCGTCTCGGTGCACGACTGCTTCTGGACCCACGCCGCTGACGTTGCGGTCATGAACCAG GTCTGTCGCGAGCAGTTCGTCCGTCTGCACAGCCAGCCCATTCTTCACAACCTGTCCAGGTTCCTGATTGAGCGGTTCTGCTCCGACCCCAG GACCTCCAAGAGCATCTGGGTCTCCAGGCTGATGGACACGCTGCTGTCTGTGCCCAAGACAG GGACATTCAACCTGGAGCAGGTGAAGCACTCCACGTACTTCTTCAGCTGA
- the POLRMT gene encoding DNA-directed RNA polymerase, mitochondrial isoform X2 yields the protein MSAVRWGRGAAGFGRALWPAGTPGLLAEEGALGGVWGRKRSSTASPCEQDRRKDWGHAELLEVLKARVRQLQAEGMAEVTVKRVAKRVAVARAPEAGGAQPPRQAPAGAKGAGAKGAAATLSSRWAQKLDSDQQLMEKRKQRLEGKLQKRVEKGAWQKQLRLEPRLLSRKLASQLQHWEQGAPRSPWEEQLAQLLQEAPHRLSSEAAAAPADRGPESRLEGQQQRLLSFFECCLLTGHLPLAHHVLVTHHSKSQQQRLLTLSMYNMVMLGWARQGSFKELTYVFFMLKDAGLAPDLQSYAAALQCMGRLDQDAGTIRRCLKQMAQDGLQLQGLFTAVPLSAEERAELLRAVRKAKPTFTPPRPPVPPPQVNTSPLLREIYAKDPAVSYPRLHLSLKELQGLFQQQLRVEMATTITVESVEKVPLLTKEVLHARKTLAGLRTRWRTALYRELQETKESEAHAAREGRLSLFPYLCLLSEKEVVRMLLQTLQALPAQGESLLFLAHELGLRVFKRKQLRNEVQELEQRYSKYLHLLASDTQVAEPCLPRQHWEALGVPEAPHEQPWPMSVVVQLGKQLAEVLVRAAQMPSSLAAPRSPGTLIPVLYHVYSFRSFRQIGILKPHPAFTQLLETAAERTLTFESTDVPMLCPPLPWTSPHSGAFLLSPTKMMRSVEGSQQHQLLLERCPPAELHGALDALTQLGNCAWRVNGRVLDLVLQLFADKGCPRLGVPAPPSEAPRPPEGRRAPNRCLLPEVSPAEKAEMRRELARRLKVAREMQSLRADALYRLSLARHLRHRVFWLPHNMDFRGRTYPCSPHFNHLGSDLARALLEFAQGRPLGPHGLNWLKIHLVNLTGLKKRESLQARRDYADELMEDILDSADRPMTGRKWWMEADEPWQALACCMEVARAVRAPDPAAYVSHFPVHQDGSCNGLQHYAALGRDSVGAASVNLLPSDLPQDVYSEVAAQVEVFRRQDAEQGVQVAQVLEGFISRKVVKQTVMTVVYGVTRYGGRLQIEKRLREIHDFPQDFVWEASHYLVRQVFNSLQEMFSGTRSIQRWLTESARLISHTGSAVEWVTPLGIPIIQPYHRDSKVMIKGGLQSLTFSSSVDTSQKPNTLKQKNGFPPNFIHSLDSSHMMLTALHCYRKGLTFVSVHDCFWTHAADVAVMNQVCREQFVRLHSQPILHNLSRFLIERFCSDPRTSKSIWVSRLMDTLLSVPKTGTFNLEQVKHSTYFFS from the exons ATGTCAGCTGTACGCTGGGGCCGCGGCGCGGCGGGGTTCGGGAGGGCCCTGTGGCCGGCGGGAACCCCCGGCCTCCTGGCCGAGGAAG GGGCTCTTGGTGGCGTCTGGGGCCGTAAGAGGAGCTCGACTGCCAGCCCTTGTGAGCAGGACCGCCGGAAGGACTGGGGCCATGCCGAGCTGCTGGAGG TGCTCAAGGCGCGGGTGCGGCAGCTGCAGGCCGAGGGCATGGCAGAGGTGACGGTGAAGAGGGTGGCCAAGAGGGTGGCCGTGGCTCGAGCCCCGGAGGCTGGCGGCGCCCAGCCACCCAGGCAGGCCCCGGCCGGGGCCAAGGGGGCCGGGGCCAAGGGCGCCGCCGCCACACTCAGCAGCCGCTGGGCGCAGAAACTGGACAGCGATCAGCAGCTGATGGAGAAGCGCAAGCAGCGGCTGGAGGGGAAACTGCAGAAGCGTGTGGAGAAGGGGGCCTGGCAAAAGCAGCTGCGCCTGGAGCCCCGGCTGCTGAGCAGGAAGCTGGCGAGCCAGCTGCAGCACTGGGAGCAGGGGGCACCCCGGAGCCCGTGGGAGGAGCAGCTGGCACAGCTGCTGCAGGAGGCCCCACACAGGCTGAGCAgcgaggcggcggcggctccgGCGGACAGAGGCCCCGAGTCGCGTCTGGAGGGCCAGCAGCAGAGGCTCCTGTCCTTCTTTGAGTGCTGCCTGCTCACGGGCCACCTGCCCCTGGCCCACCACGTGCTGGTCACCCACCACAGCAAGTCCCAGCAGCAGCGGCTGCTCACGCTCTCCATGTACAACATGGTCATGCTCGGCTGGGCTCGCCAG GGCTCCTTCAAAGAGCTGACGTACGTGTTCTTCATGCTGAAAGACGCCGGCCTCGCCCCGGACCTGCAGTCCTACGCGGCTGCCCTGCAGTGCATGGGGCGCCTGGACCAGGATGCTGGTACCATCCGAAG GTGCCTGAAGCAGATGGCGCAGGACGGGCtacagctgcaggggctcttcaCGGCTGTGCCGCTGAGCGCCGAGGAGCGGGCTGAGCTCCTGCGGGCCGTGCGCAAGGCCAAGCCCACCTTCACCCCCCCGCGGCCGCCCGTGCCCCCGCCCCAGGTCAACACCTCGCCGCTGCTCCGGGAGATATACGCCAAG GATCCCGCTGTGTCCTACCCGAGGCTGCACTTGTCCCTGAAGGAGCTGCAGGGCCTCTTCCAACAGCAGCTTCGCGTGGAGATGGCCACCACCATCACCGTGGAGTCCGTGGAGAAGGTTCCACTGCTGACCAAGGAGGTCCTGCATGCG cggAAGACCCTGGCAGGCCTGCGCACCCGATGGAGGACGGCGCTGTACCGGGAGCTGCAAGAGACCAAGGAGAGCGAGGCCCACGCTGCTCGAGAAGGCCGCCTCTCACTCTTCCCGTACCTGTGCCTGCTCAGTGAGAAGGAGGTTGTGAGGATGCTGCTGCAG ACCCTCCAGGCGCTGCCCGCGCAGGGAGAGTCACTTCTCTTCTTGGCACACGAGCTGGGTCTGCGTGTCTTCAAGAGGAAGCAGCTCAGAAACGAGGTGCAGGAACTGGAGCAGCGCTACTCCAAGTACCTGCACCTGCTGGCCTCCGACACCCAG GTGGCGGAACCGTGCCTGCCACGGCAGCATTGGGAGGCACTGGGGGTGCCTGAGGCCCCCCACGAGCAGCCCTGGCCCATGTCAGTGGTGGTGCAGCTGGGCAAGCAGCTGGCGGAGGTGCTGGTGCGGGCCGCGCAGATGCCCAGCAGCCTGGCAGCGCCCCGGAGCCCCGGCACGCTCATCCCTGTGCTCTACCATGTGTACTCCTTCCGCAGCTTCCGCCAG atCGGCATCCTGAAGCCTCACCCCGCCTTCACGCAGCTGCTGGAGACGGCGGCAGAGCGCACACTGACCTTTGAGTCGACGGACGTGCCCATGCTGTGCCCACCGCTGCCCTGGACGTCGCCCCACTCGGGCGCCTTTCTGCTGAGCCCCACCAAGATGATGCGCTCAGTGGAGGGCAGCCAGCAGCACCAGCTCCTGCTGGAGCGCTGCCCGCCTGCCGAGCTGCACGGTGCCCTGGATGCCCTCACCCAGCTGGGCAACTGTGCCTGGCGGGTCAACGGGCGCGTGCTGGACCTGGTGCTGCAGCTCTTCGCTGACAAGGGCTGCCCTCGCCTGGGTGTGCCCGCCCCGCCCTCCGAGGCCCCCCGGCCACCCGAGGGCCGTCGGGCTCCCAACCGCTGCTTGCTGCCCGAGGTCTCGCCTGCTGAAAAGGCTGAGATGCGGCGGGAGCTGGCCCGGCGCCTCAAGGTGGCACGGGAGATGCAGAGCCTGCGCGCCGATGCGCTGTACCGCCTGTCGCTGGCCCGGCACCTGCGGCACCGTGTCTTCTGGCTGCCGCACAACATGGACTTCCGCGGCCGGACCTATCCCTGCTCACCGCATTTCAACCACCTGGGCAGCGACCTGGCCCGCGCACTGCTGGAGTTCGCCCAGGGCCGCCCGCTCGGCCCGCACGGCCTCAACTGGCTCAAGATCCATCTGGTCAACCTCACGGGGCTCAAGAAGCGCGAGTCGCTGCAGGCACGCCGGGACTATGCGGACGAGCTGATGGAGGACATCCTGGACTCGGCGGACCGGCCCATGACG GGCCGCAAGTGGTGGATGGAGGCGGATGAGCCCTGGCAAGCCCTGGCCTGCTGCATGGAGGTCGCCCGGGCGGTGCGCGCCCCCGACCCCGCCGCCTACGTCTCCCACTTCCCAGTTCACCAG GACGGCTCCTGTAACGGCCTGCAGCACTACGCCGCCCTGGGCCGGGACAGCGTGGGGGCCGCCTCCGTCAACCTGTTGCCCTCGGACCTGCCGCAGGACGTGTACAGTGAGGTGGCGGCACAG GTGGAGGTGTTCCGCAGGCAGGACGCCGAACAGGGTGTGCAGGTGGCCCAGGTGCTGGAGGGTTTCATCAGCCGCAAGGTGGTCAAGCAGACGGTGATGACTGTAGTGTACGGGGTCACCCGCTACGGGGGCCGCCTGCAGATCGAGAAGCGCCTCCGGGAGATCCACGACTTCCCCCAG GACTTCGTGTGGGAGGCTTCTCACTACCTCGTGCGCCAGGTGTTCAACAGCCTGCAGGAGATGTTCTCGGGCACCCGGTCCATCCAG CGCTGGCTGACCGAGAGCGCCCGGCTCATCTCCCACACGGGCTCGGCCGTGGAGTGGGTCACGCCCCTGGGCATCCCCATCATCCAGCCCTACCACCGTGACTCCAAGGTCATG ATCAAAGGCGGGCTCCAGAGCCTCACCTTCAGCAGCAGCGTGGACACCAGCCA GAAGCCCAACAcgctgaagcagaagaacggctTCCCGCCCAACTTCATCCACTCACTGGACTCCTCGCACATGATGCTCACGGCCCTGCACTGCTACAG GAAGGGCCTGACCTTCGTCTCGGTGCACGACTGCTTCTGGACCCACGCCGCTGACGTTGCGGTCATGAACCAG GTCTGTCGCGAGCAGTTCGTCCGTCTGCACAGCCAGCCCATTCTTCACAACCTGTCCAGGTTCCTGATTGAGCGGTTCTGCTCCGACCCCAG GACCTCCAAGAGCATCTGGGTCTCCAGGCTGATGGACACGCTGCTGTCTGTGCCCAAGACAG GGACATTCAACCTGGAGCAGGTGAAGCACTCCACGTACTTCTTCAGCTGA
- the POLRMT gene encoding DNA-directed RNA polymerase, mitochondrial isoform X7, whose protein sequence is MSAVRWGRGAAGFGRALWPAGTPGLLAEEGALGGVWGRKRSSTASPCEQDRRKDWGHAELLEVLKARVRQLQAEGMAEVTVKRVAKRVAVARAPEAGGAQPPRQAPAGAKGAGAKGAAATLSSRWAQKLDSDQQLMEKRKQRLEGKLQKRVEKGAWQKQLRLEPRLLSRKLASQLQHWEQGAPRSPWEEQLAQLLQEAPHRLSSEAAAAPADRGPESRLEGQQQRLLSFFECCLLTGHLPLAHHVLVTHHSKSQQQRLLTLSMYNMVMLGWARQGSFKELTYVFFMLKDAGLAPDLQSYAAALQCMGRLDQDAGTIRRCLKQMAQDGLQLQGLFTAVPLSAEERAELLRAVRKAKPTFTPPRPPVPPPQVNTSPLLREIYAKDPAVSYPRLHLSLKELQGLFQQQLRVEMATTITVESVEKVPLLTKEVLHARKTLAGLRTRWRTALYRELQETKESEAHAAREGRLSLFPYLCLLSEKEVVRMLLQTLQALPAQGESLLFLAHELGLRVFKRKQLRNEVQELEQRYSKYLHLLASDTQVAEPCLPRQHWEALGVPEAPHEQPWPMSVVVQLGKQLAEVLVRAAQMPSSLAAPRSPGTLIPVLYHVYSFRSFRQIGILKPHPAFTQLLETAAERTLTFESTDVPMLCPPLPWTSPHSGAFLLSPTKMMRSVEGSQQHQLLLERCPPAELHGALDALTQLGNCAWRVNGRVLDLVLQLFADKGCPRLGVPAPPSEAPRPPEGRRAPNRCLLPEVSPAEKAEMRRELARRLKVAREMQSLRADALYRLSLARHLRHRVFWLPHNMDFRGRTYPCSPHFNHLGSDLARALLEFAQGRPLGPHGLNWLKIHLVNLTGLKKRESLQARRDYADELMEDILDSADRPMTGRKWWMEADEPWQALACCMEVARAVRAPDPAAYVSHFPVHQDGSCNGLQHYAALGRDSVGAASVNLLPSDLPQDVYSEVAAQVEVFRRQDAEQGVQVAQVLEGFISRKVVKQTVMTVVYGVTRYGGRLQIEKRLREIHDFPQDFVWEASHYLVRQVFNSLQEMFSGTRSIQRWLTESARLISHTGSAVEWVTPLGIPIIQPYHRDSKVMIKGGLQSLTFSSSVDTSQKPNTLKQKNGFPPNFIHSLDSSHMMLTALHCYRRGLSTGAPHCCRRKGLTFVSVHDCFWTHAADVAVMNQVCREQFVRLHSQPILHNLSRFLIERFCSDPRTSKSIWVSRLMDTLLSVPKTGTFNLEQVKHSTYFFS, encoded by the exons ATGTCAGCTGTACGCTGGGGCCGCGGCGCGGCGGGGTTCGGGAGGGCCCTGTGGCCGGCGGGAACCCCCGGCCTCCTGGCCGAGGAAG GGGCTCTTGGTGGCGTCTGGGGCCGTAAGAGGAGCTCGACTGCCAGCCCTTGTGAGCAGGACCGCCGGAAGGACTGGGGCCATGCCGAGCTGCTGGAGG TGCTCAAGGCGCGGGTGCGGCAGCTGCAGGCCGAGGGCATGGCAGAGGTGACGGTGAAGAGGGTGGCCAAGAGGGTGGCCGTGGCTCGAGCCCCGGAGGCTGGCGGCGCCCAGCCACCCAGGCAGGCCCCGGCCGGGGCCAAGGGGGCCGGGGCCAAGGGCGCCGCCGCCACACTCAGCAGCCGCTGGGCGCAGAAACTGGACAGCGATCAGCAGCTGATGGAGAAGCGCAAGCAGCGGCTGGAGGGGAAACTGCAGAAGCGTGTGGAGAAGGGGGCCTGGCAAAAGCAGCTGCGCCTGGAGCCCCGGCTGCTGAGCAGGAAGCTGGCGAGCCAGCTGCAGCACTGGGAGCAGGGGGCACCCCGGAGCCCGTGGGAGGAGCAGCTGGCACAGCTGCTGCAGGAGGCCCCACACAGGCTGAGCAgcgaggcggcggcggctccgGCGGACAGAGGCCCCGAGTCGCGTCTGGAGGGCCAGCAGCAGAGGCTCCTGTCCTTCTTTGAGTGCTGCCTGCTCACGGGCCACCTGCCCCTGGCCCACCACGTGCTGGTCACCCACCACAGCAAGTCCCAGCAGCAGCGGCTGCTCACGCTCTCCATGTACAACATGGTCATGCTCGGCTGGGCTCGCCAG GGCTCCTTCAAAGAGCTGACGTACGTGTTCTTCATGCTGAAAGACGCCGGCCTCGCCCCGGACCTGCAGTCCTACGCGGCTGCCCTGCAGTGCATGGGGCGCCTGGACCAGGATGCTGGTACCATCCGAAG GTGCCTGAAGCAGATGGCGCAGGACGGGCtacagctgcaggggctcttcaCGGCTGTGCCGCTGAGCGCCGAGGAGCGGGCTGAGCTCCTGCGGGCCGTGCGCAAGGCCAAGCCCACCTTCACCCCCCCGCGGCCGCCCGTGCCCCCGCCCCAGGTCAACACCTCGCCGCTGCTCCGGGAGATATACGCCAAG GATCCCGCTGTGTCCTACCCGAGGCTGCACTTGTCCCTGAAGGAGCTGCAGGGCCTCTTCCAACAGCAGCTTCGCGTGGAGATGGCCACCACCATCACCGTGGAGTCCGTGGAGAAGGTTCCACTGCTGACCAAGGAGGTCCTGCATGCG cggAAGACCCTGGCAGGCCTGCGCACCCGATGGAGGACGGCGCTGTACCGGGAGCTGCAAGAGACCAAGGAGAGCGAGGCCCACGCTGCTCGAGAAGGCCGCCTCTCACTCTTCCCGTACCTGTGCCTGCTCAGTGAGAAGGAGGTTGTGAGGATGCTGCTGCAG ACCCTCCAGGCGCTGCCCGCGCAGGGAGAGTCACTTCTCTTCTTGGCACACGAGCTGGGTCTGCGTGTCTTCAAGAGGAAGCAGCTCAGAAACGAGGTGCAGGAACTGGAGCAGCGCTACTCCAAGTACCTGCACCTGCTGGCCTCCGACACCCAG GTGGCGGAACCGTGCCTGCCACGGCAGCATTGGGAGGCACTGGGGGTGCCTGAGGCCCCCCACGAGCAGCCCTGGCCCATGTCAGTGGTGGTGCAGCTGGGCAAGCAGCTGGCGGAGGTGCTGGTGCGGGCCGCGCAGATGCCCAGCAGCCTGGCAGCGCCCCGGAGCCCCGGCACGCTCATCCCTGTGCTCTACCATGTGTACTCCTTCCGCAGCTTCCGCCAG atCGGCATCCTGAAGCCTCACCCCGCCTTCACGCAGCTGCTGGAGACGGCGGCAGAGCGCACACTGACCTTTGAGTCGACGGACGTGCCCATGCTGTGCCCACCGCTGCCCTGGACGTCGCCCCACTCGGGCGCCTTTCTGCTGAGCCCCACCAAGATGATGCGCTCAGTGGAGGGCAGCCAGCAGCACCAGCTCCTGCTGGAGCGCTGCCCGCCTGCCGAGCTGCACGGTGCCCTGGATGCCCTCACCCAGCTGGGCAACTGTGCCTGGCGGGTCAACGGGCGCGTGCTGGACCTGGTGCTGCAGCTCTTCGCTGACAAGGGCTGCCCTCGCCTGGGTGTGCCCGCCCCGCCCTCCGAGGCCCCCCGGCCACCCGAGGGCCGTCGGGCTCCCAACCGCTGCTTGCTGCCCGAGGTCTCGCCTGCTGAAAAGGCTGAGATGCGGCGGGAGCTGGCCCGGCGCCTCAAGGTGGCACGGGAGATGCAGAGCCTGCGCGCCGATGCGCTGTACCGCCTGTCGCTGGCCCGGCACCTGCGGCACCGTGTCTTCTGGCTGCCGCACAACATGGACTTCCGCGGCCGGACCTATCCCTGCTCACCGCATTTCAACCACCTGGGCAGCGACCTGGCCCGCGCACTGCTGGAGTTCGCCCAGGGCCGCCCGCTCGGCCCGCACGGCCTCAACTGGCTCAAGATCCATCTGGTCAACCTCACGGGGCTCAAGAAGCGCGAGTCGCTGCAGGCACGCCGGGACTATGCGGACGAGCTGATGGAGGACATCCTGGACTCGGCGGACCGGCCCATGACG GGCCGCAAGTGGTGGATGGAGGCGGATGAGCCCTGGCAAGCCCTGGCCTGCTGCATGGAGGTCGCCCGGGCGGTGCGCGCCCCCGACCCCGCCGCCTACGTCTCCCACTTCCCAGTTCACCAG GACGGCTCCTGTAACGGCCTGCAGCACTACGCCGCCCTGGGCCGGGACAGCGTGGGGGCCGCCTCCGTCAACCTGTTGCCCTCGGACCTGCCGCAGGACGTGTACAGTGAGGTGGCGGCACAG GTGGAGGTGTTCCGCAGGCAGGACGCCGAACAGGGTGTGCAGGTGGCCCAGGTGCTGGAGGGTTTCATCAGCCGCAAGGTGGTCAAGCAGACGGTGATGACTGTAGTGTACGGGGTCACCCGCTACGGGGGCCGCCTGCAGATCGAGAAGCGCCTCCGGGAGATCCACGACTTCCCCCAG GACTTCGTGTGGGAGGCTTCTCACTACCTCGTGCGCCAGGTGTTCAACAGCCTGCAGGAGATGTTCTCGGGCACCCGGTCCATCCAG CGCTGGCTGACCGAGAGCGCCCGGCTCATCTCCCACACGGGCTCGGCCGTGGAGTGGGTCACGCCCCTGGGCATCCCCATCATCCAGCCCTACCACCGTGACTCCAAGGTCATG ATCAAAGGCGGGCTCCAGAGCCTCACCTTCAGCAGCAGCGTGGACACCAGCCA GAAGCCCAACAcgctgaagcagaagaacggctTCCCGCCCAACTTCATCCACTCACTGGACTCCTCGCACATGATGCTCACGGCCCTGCACTGCTACAG GCGTGGCCTCTCCACgggggcccctcactgctgccgCAGGAAGGGCCTGACCTTCGTCTCGGTGCACGACTGCTTCTGGACCCACGCCGCTGACGTTGCGGTCATGAACCAG GTCTGTCGCGAGCAGTTCGTCCGTCTGCACAGCCAGCCCATTCTTCACAACCTGTCCAGGTTCCTGATTGAGCGGTTCTGCTCCGACCCCAG GACCTCCAAGAGCATCTGGGTCTCCAGGCTGATGGACACGCTGCTGTCTGTGCCCAAGACAG GGACATTCAACCTGGAGCAGGTGAAGCACTCCACGTACTTCTTCAGCTGA